A stretch of Falco rusticolus isolate bFalRus1 chromosome 2, bFalRus1.pri, whole genome shotgun sequence DNA encodes these proteins:
- the DDX3X gene encoding ATP-dependent RNA helicase DDX3X isoform X1: MSHVAVENALSLDQQFSGLDLNSSDSQSEGSSSSKGRYIPPHLRNREASKQGFDSGGWSSSRDKDAYSSFGARSDRGAKSSFFDRGNGSRGGRYEERGRGSDYDRSGFGRFDRGGNSRWSDKSDEDDWSKPLPPSERLEQELFSGSNTGINFEKYDDIPVEATGSNCPPHIESFSDVDMGEIIMGNIELTRYTRPTPVQKHAIPIIKEKRDLMACAQTGSGKTAAFLLPILSQIYADGPGDALRAMKENGRYGRRKQYPISLVLAPTRELAVQIYEEARKFAYRSRVRPCVVYGGADIGQQIRDLERGCHLLVATPGRLVDMMERGKIGLDFCKYLVLDEADRMLDMGFEPQIRRIVEQDTMPPKGVRHTMMFSATFPKEIQMLARDFLDEYIFLAVGRVGSTSENITQKVVWVEESDKRSFLLDLLNATGKDSLTLVFVETKKGADALEDFLYHEGYACTSIHGDRSQRDREEALHQFRSGKSPILVATAVAARGLDISNVKHVINFDLPSDIEEYVHRIGRTGRVGNLGLATSFFNERNINITKDLLDLLVEAKQEVPSWLENMAYEQHHKGGGSRGRSKSRFSGGFGARDYRTSSGSGSSSFSSSRSTSSRSGGSGSRGFGGGGYGGFYNSDGYGGNYNSQGVDWWGN, from the exons ATGAGTCATGTGGCGGTGGAAAATGCCCTCAGTCTAGACCAGCAG ttttctggTCTAGACTTGAACTCCTCAGACTCTCAGAGTGAAGGAAGCTCTTCAAGCA AAGGCAGATACATTCCTCCTCACCTGCGGAACAGGGAAGCTTCAAAACAGG GTTTTGATAGTGGTGGCTGGAGTTCTAGCAGAGACAAGGATGCATACAGCAGCTTTGGTGCACGGTCTGACCGTGGAGCAAAATCAAGCTTCTTTGACCGTGGAAATGGATCAAGAGGAGGGAG ATATGAAGAGCGTGGAAGAGGCAGTGACTATGATAGGAGTGGCTTTGGTAGATTTGACCGTGGTGGGAATAGCCGCTGGTCTGACAAATCAGATGAAGATGACTGGTCAAAGCCTCTTCCCCCAAGTGAACGCCTGGAACA aGAGCTTTTTTCAGGAAGCAATACTGGCATTAACTTTGAGAAATATGATGACATTCCTGTGGAAGCAACAGGCAGCAACTGTCCTCCACATATTGAAAGT TTCAGTGATGTTGACATGGGAGAAATTATTATGGGAAACATTGAGCTCACACGCTACACCCGTCCTACTCCAGTCCAAAAACATGCAATACctattattaaagaaaagagagaCTTGATGGCCTGTGCTCAGACAG GATCTGGgaaaacagctgcatttcttctACCAATATTGAGCCAGATCTATGCAGATGGTCCTGGTGATGCCTTGAGAGCTATGAAG gagaaCGGAAGATATGGGCGCCGTAAGCAATATCCAATCTCACTGGTCTTGGCTCCCACTAGGGAACTGGCTGTGCAGATCTATGAGGAAGCCAGAAAG TTTGCATACCGTTCCAGAGTTCGTCCTTGTGTTGTATATGGTGGTGCAGACATTGGTCAGCAGATACGTGACTTGGAACGTGGATGTCACTTGCTTGTAGCAACTCCAGGACGACTGGTTGATATGATGGAGAGGGGAAAGATTGGACTAGATTTCTGCAA ATATCTAGTGCTTGATGAAGCTGACAGAATGCTTGATATGGGGTTTGAACCTCAAATACGTCGAATTGTTGAGCAAGATACTATGCCACCAAAGGGCGTTCGTCATACCATGATGTTCAGTGCTACTTTCCCCAAGGAAATCCAG atGCTTGCTCGTGACTTCCTTGATGAATACATCTTTCTGGCAGTTGGCAGAGTAGGTTCTACATCTGAGAATATCACACAGAAAGTAGTGTGGGTGGAAGAGTCAGACAAACGATCATTTCTGCTTGACCTGCTAAATGCCACAG gcAAGGATTCTTTGACTCTAGTGTTTGTGGAAACTAAAAAGGGTGCAGATGCTCTTGAAGACTTCTTATACCATGAAGGATATGCCTGTACAAGCATACATGGAGATCGCTCTCAAAGGGACAGAGAGGAAGCACTGCACCAGTTCCGTTCGGGCAAGAGCCCAATTCTTGTTGCCACAGCA GTAGCAGCAAGAGGACTGGATATCTCAAATGTAAAGCACGTCATAAACTTTGACTTGCCAAGTGACATTGAAGAGTATGTGCATCGTATTGGTCGTACGGGCCGTGTAGGAAACCTTG GTCTTGCCACCTCATTTTTCAATGAGAGGAACATAAATATCACCAAGGACTTGCTTGATCTTCTTGTTGAGGCTAAGCAAGAAGTACCATCTTGGCTGGAGAACATGGCTTATGAACAGCATCACAAAGGAGGTGGCAGCCGCGGGAGATCTAAGAG TAGGTTCAGTGGAGGCTTTGGTGCCAGAGACTATCGAACAAGTAGCGGTTCTGGCAGCAGTAGCTTTAGTAGCAGTCGATCAACCAGCAGCCGCAGTGGAGGAAGTGGCAGCAGAGGATTTGGAG GTGGTGGTTATGGAGGCTTCTACAACAGTGATGGATATGGAGGAAACTATAACTCCCAGGGGGTTGACTGGTGGGGCAACTGA
- the DDX3X gene encoding ATP-dependent RNA helicase DDX3X isoform X2 has protein sequence MSHVAVENALSLDQQFSGLDLNSSDSQSEGSSSSKGRYIPPHLRNREASKQGFDSGGWSSSRDKDAYSSFGARSDRGAKSSFFDRGNGSRGGRYEERGRGSDYDRSGFGRFDRGGNSRWSDKSDEDDWSKPLPPSERLEQELFSGSNTGINFEKYDDIPVEATGSNCPPHIESFSDVDMGEIIMGNIELTRYTRPTPVQKHAIPIIKEKRDLMACAQTGSGKTAAFLLPILSQIYADGPGDALRAMKENGRYGRRKQYPISLVLAPTRELAVQIYEEARKFAYRSRVRPCVVYGGADIGQQIRDLERGCHLLVATPGRLVDMMERGKIGLDFCKYLVLDEADRMLDMGFEPQIRRIVEQDTMPPKGVRHTMMFSATFPKEIQMLARDFLDEYIFLAVGRVGSTSENITQKVVWVEESDKRSFLLDLLNATGKDSLTLVFVETKKGADALEDFLYHEGYACTSIHGDRSQRDREEALHQFRSGKSPILVATAVAARGLDISNVKHVINFDLPSDIEEYVHRIGRTGRVGNLGLATSFFNERNINITKDLLDLLVEAKQEVPSWLENMAYEQHHKGGGSRGRSKSSRFSGGFGARDYRTSSGSGSSSFSSSRSTSSRSGGSGSRGFGGGGYGGFYNSDGYGGNYNSQGVDWWGN, from the exons ATGAGTCATGTGGCGGTGGAAAATGCCCTCAGTCTAGACCAGCAG ttttctggTCTAGACTTGAACTCCTCAGACTCTCAGAGTGAAGGAAGCTCTTCAAGCA AAGGCAGATACATTCCTCCTCACCTGCGGAACAGGGAAGCTTCAAAACAGG GTTTTGATAGTGGTGGCTGGAGTTCTAGCAGAGACAAGGATGCATACAGCAGCTTTGGTGCACGGTCTGACCGTGGAGCAAAATCAAGCTTCTTTGACCGTGGAAATGGATCAAGAGGAGGGAG ATATGAAGAGCGTGGAAGAGGCAGTGACTATGATAGGAGTGGCTTTGGTAGATTTGACCGTGGTGGGAATAGCCGCTGGTCTGACAAATCAGATGAAGATGACTGGTCAAAGCCTCTTCCCCCAAGTGAACGCCTGGAACA aGAGCTTTTTTCAGGAAGCAATACTGGCATTAACTTTGAGAAATATGATGACATTCCTGTGGAAGCAACAGGCAGCAACTGTCCTCCACATATTGAAAGT TTCAGTGATGTTGACATGGGAGAAATTATTATGGGAAACATTGAGCTCACACGCTACACCCGTCCTACTCCAGTCCAAAAACATGCAATACctattattaaagaaaagagagaCTTGATGGCCTGTGCTCAGACAG GATCTGGgaaaacagctgcatttcttctACCAATATTGAGCCAGATCTATGCAGATGGTCCTGGTGATGCCTTGAGAGCTATGAAG gagaaCGGAAGATATGGGCGCCGTAAGCAATATCCAATCTCACTGGTCTTGGCTCCCACTAGGGAACTGGCTGTGCAGATCTATGAGGAAGCCAGAAAG TTTGCATACCGTTCCAGAGTTCGTCCTTGTGTTGTATATGGTGGTGCAGACATTGGTCAGCAGATACGTGACTTGGAACGTGGATGTCACTTGCTTGTAGCAACTCCAGGACGACTGGTTGATATGATGGAGAGGGGAAAGATTGGACTAGATTTCTGCAA ATATCTAGTGCTTGATGAAGCTGACAGAATGCTTGATATGGGGTTTGAACCTCAAATACGTCGAATTGTTGAGCAAGATACTATGCCACCAAAGGGCGTTCGTCATACCATGATGTTCAGTGCTACTTTCCCCAAGGAAATCCAG atGCTTGCTCGTGACTTCCTTGATGAATACATCTTTCTGGCAGTTGGCAGAGTAGGTTCTACATCTGAGAATATCACACAGAAAGTAGTGTGGGTGGAAGAGTCAGACAAACGATCATTTCTGCTTGACCTGCTAAATGCCACAG gcAAGGATTCTTTGACTCTAGTGTTTGTGGAAACTAAAAAGGGTGCAGATGCTCTTGAAGACTTCTTATACCATGAAGGATATGCCTGTACAAGCATACATGGAGATCGCTCTCAAAGGGACAGAGAGGAAGCACTGCACCAGTTCCGTTCGGGCAAGAGCCCAATTCTTGTTGCCACAGCA GTAGCAGCAAGAGGACTGGATATCTCAAATGTAAAGCACGTCATAAACTTTGACTTGCCAAGTGACATTGAAGAGTATGTGCATCGTATTGGTCGTACGGGCCGTGTAGGAAACCTTG GTCTTGCCACCTCATTTTTCAATGAGAGGAACATAAATATCACCAAGGACTTGCTTGATCTTCTTGTTGAGGCTAAGCAAGAAGTACCATCTTGGCTGGAGAACATGGCTTATGAACAGCATCACAAAGGAGGTGGCAGCCGCGGGAGATCTAAGAG CAGTAGGTTCAGTGGAGGCTTTGGTGCCAGAGACTATCGAACAAGTAGCGGTTCTGGCAGCAGTAGCTTTAGTAGCAGTCGATCAACCAGCAGCCGCAGTGGAGGAAGTGGCAGCAGAGGATTTGGAG GTGGTGGTTATGGAGGCTTCTACAACAGTGATGGATATGGAGGAAACTATAACTCCCAGGGGGTTGACTGGTGGGGCAACTGA